In the Kiritimatiellia bacterium genome, AGGACCGTTTCGGGGTCTTTAATCCTATTGAGTGAACCGATGCAAAGGGCGATCGGCTCGCGATACGTCGGTCGGTTCTCCAGAAAAGCCGTGTCCATGGCATGTGGGATCAGCGCGATCATACAGCGCGGGTTATGTCCGCGAGCCCAGTCTCGCGCGAACGTGGTTTCGGCCACCAGCGCGTCAGCGTCGAACAGAGCGCGGCGCTCATCCCGCAGATAGGCCCGCAGACGGAAGGGCAAAATATCGCGAAATTCTGAAGTTTTTTCGATAATACCCTGAATGAACACGACGGATGGATAGGCCTGTCGAATGGCAAGGCGCGCGCAACCGCCTTCCACGCCAAACCCGATCACGAGGTCCGGAGGGTCGGCGCGGAGTTCACGTGCAATTCGAATCGCGCCGGGAATGTAACCATGCAACGGATCTGTCCGGATAGGTTCGCGTTTCGGAACAAAGACGTATGTGACCTCGTCTGCCCGGACTTCGTGGCGACGCGTCACGGCGCGGCTGTCCACCAGCACGCGGACGTTCACCTGACCGCTCCGGGCCAGTGCGGTTGCAAGCGCGCGCACCCAGGGCGCCGGATGTTCCGTGTGATAACGGGGCCGGAGCTCGGCCAGCGGCAGCAGGGCGGAGGCCGGATAAGGCGCGATCATCGCGACTTTTAGAGGTGGGCAGTGGCTGTCCATGTGGTGCCGTTCAACTGATAATTACCCGGCGAAAATTGCCGGTTTCCACAGATTGAGGAGGACCAGAGGATGGCGAGCGGTTTGAATTCAATATGGCATGCATCATCATCAGATTGACAAACATCGCCGGAAACGATTCGCGGACATCGCCAAAAATGAGGTAATAAGAGAGGACGCCGAATATATGATTCGCCAGCAGAAATAGGTAGGCTCTTCGCGCAACTCCGCCGCCAATAAGAAGCCGACGGCTGCGGAACATTTCAACACACGTCAAAACCATAAAGAGAGAGCCGAATAGGAACCCGAACAATCCGGTGTCCAACAACAGGGAGAGGGGTCCGCTGTGATAATTGTGTCCCACAAACGATGACAATACCCAATCGGACCGCACGCTCGGGGAAAACAACTCGTTGGGATTGATGGTGAATCCCTTGCCAATCAGCAGATATTGAGGCACCTCATTCCACGCCAATTCCCATACCAGCAGGCGGGTCGTTGTCGAAAGGTTCGCTTCCAATTTGATCACGAACGGAATGTTGATGTTAGGCAACCAGGAGATGGCCCGCTGAATTGAACTCGGCAAATTTGGGGCGGCCACATACAGACCGGCAATCGATATTATCAGAATCGCAATGCCGAACCAAAATCGCCCCCATCGGATACGGTCACCTTCAATCATCCCGACAGTGAAGAGCATCGCCACGACATATAACAACCTCGCTCGAAATCCGGAAAGCCCCGCCATGATCGCCGAGGCGGCGATGAGGAGGCCAAAAAGCAATTTGGATGCCGGCGTGGAACGATCAACCAAGATAAAGGTGATCATCAGGAGGGAGGCAGAAACGCCACCGAGCGCATGGAAGCGGGCGGCTCCCCCGGTGTCTAGAGCCTCCAGCGATTGAATGAGTCCGCCGATATACGGCTCGATAAACAAATACTGATGGTAAATCTGGCCCCCGCTCAGAAGGAACACCACCTGAGCCACGGCGGGCAACAGGCTGAACGCCAACATCATGTAAAGCGCACGACGAAGAAGGTGTTCCGAAAGCGAAATTGATTTTGCCGCCAGAAGCAGTCCACCCGTAATGAAAAGCTTCAGGTAGCTCATCCCCCCCCACGATTCCGCGCCAAATGCGCGAAATCCAAATCCGCGGACATAGGCCGTCATTGCAAGCACGCCTAAAAACATGAGCAAAAACAGGTCCGACCACGTCCGCTTGCGGGCGAGCTCTTTACGAATGGAGCCACGGGCAATCAGCGTCGCCAGCAGGCCTGCCATCAGAATGTGGGCGACATGCAGCCCTGTCGGCAAGCCCGGGATAATAAGCTGGCTATGGACGATTCCGATCACCAGGGCCAGCCAAAGATCCGGACGGCCGACTAAAAAAACAACGAGCGGTGCGAGAACAAGTGCCAGATGAACTAGATAGCCGCGCGTTGAGAAGCCGTACGCCGCGATTGCCACCACAATCGCAACAGCCACGATGGAAAGGATTGCCTGGGGAAGCATGCGCGCCGACCCTGGTTGACCTACCGAAACACTGCGATCATTAGGCTCATCATTCGGCTTCAGAATGTGGCGAAAATTTTCCTCCGGCGCGATCGCTGTGCTGCCACTTTTTCGACCTCGACCGAGTTCAATATCGATTGCATTAGCGACAAGTTTATAAGGATCGGGGGAAGGGACTCACGCACGTCACCAAATACGATGTAAAAACTAATAACGCTGTAGATGTGGTTGGCCAGTAAAAAAACGTATGCCCGCCTGATCAGCGGGAATTCTTTCACATCCGGCAAAAACCGTGCGAAGTAAATACAGGAAGAAACCAGAAAAAGCGTGCCAAACACAAATCCCGGAATACCGGTGCACACCAGCAGGGATAGAGGGCCATTGTGAAAATTGTGGCTGAGATAAGAGAAGAGCACCCAGTCTGCAATAACGCTCGGCGACTGAAGCTCAATCGGATTTATCGCAAATCCTTTGCCGATCCATAAGTATCGGGGCACGTCATTCCAGGCCATCTCCCATACGATCTGACGATTCATCGTCGACATGGTGGCTTCCAGTCGTATGTGCCAAGGAATTTCAATTCCCGGCAGCCATGAAAACGCCCGCTGGACCGAACCTGGCAGGATCGGTGAGAGCAGGTAAATCGATGGGGTGAGGAGCGCTAGGAATACAACCACCGGCCAGAGACGTCGGAATCGGATCTCACCGTCCCTCAACAACTCCAACACCGCCAGCATGAACAACATGTACAGAATTCGTCCGCGAAAGCCCGACAAAGCGGAAAAGGTCACGCAGATCAGCGCTACACCCAGGTATAATGCACGACTTATGATTGATCGCCTTTCAATAAGAATCGCACCGATCATGAACATCGTGAACGAAACCTGCCCCAACATGTGCAAACGAACGGGACCACCGGTTTCCAGCGCCTGAAGCGACGACACCAATCCGCCGACATAAGCCTCGAGAAACAAATATTGCTGATAAATTTTGCCTCCGCTGAGTAGAAAGACAATCTGGCCGATCGCGGGCAGCAGGCTCATCGCCAGCATGAAGTAGATTGCGCGAACCAACTGTCTTTCGGAAAGTTCCAAGGCCTTTGTCAGCAGGAAAAAACTTCCGACGATCCACAGTCGGATATAACTCATCCCTCCCCACGTCTCAGCTCCTAGCGCTCTTAGACCCAACCCCCTCACAGCCGCCGTCACGATCAAAACGCCCATAAACGCGATGAGAAAAAAATCGGTCGCGCCCCTGCGCCGTCCCAAACCGATTTTTTCGATCGCAAGCCGACCGGCCTGCAGGCCGACCATGCCGGCCATCAGCGCATGAACCACCTGCAAACCCTGCGGCAACCCGGGAAAAATCAACCCGCTTTGGGAAAATGCGTAGATCCATATCATCCAGACTGCCGGGTGGTTGATCAGATAGATGAGAACCGGCACCGCGATCAACGCAAGGTGGATGGCATATGCTCCGCTCGCAAACCCATAGGCCGCGATCAGCACCACGACGAGAACCGCCAGGGTCGATACAACAAATTGCGGAATCATGCTTTCGCTTTGTCTAGAGATCGATACAGAGTCCGATGACGGTCGGCGAGGCGCGGCCAGTCACACCGTTCAACTGCGCGAGCCCGCGCGGCGCGTCCGAGTTGGATACGACGCACTTCATCCCCCACCAACGCGCGAATCGCGGAAACCGCCGACTCTGCAGATCCGAGACGAATATACACCGCGGCATCGCCCGCGTACTCCCGTGTGGCCGTAAGGTCGGTAAGTACCATCGGACAACCAGTGGCGAGAGCTTCGAGAAGGGCGTCATTGCCCATATCATTGTGAAGCGGGAGGAAGAAGAGTGTCGCACGCCGATAGAGAGCAAGCAGCGCCTCATCGGAGATTCCGTGCAAAAATCGCACGTTCGCGCGCGACGAACCAAGCAGGCGGGCGGCCTCAGCGAGTGTGTCGCGGTTCGCGACGACGACGAATTCCGCCTCCAACCCTTCGTCCGCGAGACGCCGGACGCTTTCCGCCCAGACCGCGTAGTCGCGCAGCCAGTCGCCGACCGTGAGTATCAAAGGGCGGCCCGGTGTCGTCGGTTCCGCGGGCGGTGTGAAGAAGGAACAGTCCACCCCGAGCGGAATGTACGTGGGGCGGGGAATTTTCGATGCGGACGCGAACGTCTCGACATCGCCGGTGGTTTGCACAATCACCGCGTGACAGGCTTCGAGCGCAGTCCTATACATCGCGCGCCGAGGGTTGCCGTCTTCTTCGAGAATGCGCTCCAGTGGTTGATTGCAGGTGGCAACAAGCCGGTGATCGCGCTTCCAGCGATGGTCGCGAAACATTGTCTTTTCGGAGAGATAGTGATGAATTACGCACGGCCTGTCGCTGCGGTAGTAGGGTAGTAGACGATACTCAGCGTAATACAACCAGCGCCAGTTGAGACTCCAATCAAGCCAGTGTGGCGTCCAGCGCGGCCGAGGAGGACTGACATCGATGACGATTGGGTCCGACAGCTCCCGCGCCAGCCCAAGAACCGCCGTGTGCAGCCCATGATGTCGGAACGAAAATCCGAAGAAAACAGCGCAAGGATCATTCACGGCGGAGTGTCTCCACATCCGCAGCTTTGAAATCAGCGAGGAAAAATGAGCGGCGCACAGGCCGGATCATGTAGCGATATGCGGTTCGCAACGCGGATTCGGAATCGGGAAACGTCAACCATCGCATGCCGGGCGGGGTCCATCCCGCGGCTGCACAAGCGCGCCACAGCCGATTGAAGGCCTCGCCTAGAAAGGGCCAAAGGAGTTTACGCGCGCTCCGACGTACACGCGCCGCAAGCGGCATGCGCTCTGCAGAATCTTCTTCGCGTGCACCTGGAATCATAGCCAAGAAATGCGCGCGGGCGGTGGAATCCTCGAAATGGAGCAGTTGTTGGCGCAGCTGTGCGTGGTAACGCGCGAGATCGAGCGGCGGGAAAACGCATTCCGAGCCATGCCGAAGGCGGTATTCTTGGATCTGGGTATTGACAGCAGGGCCGGCGATCTTCGGAATCAGAGATCTTCCTTTCAGGATGAGGCACCGTGACAAATGACTTTGGGAATCCGACCGCTCCGCGCTCGAGTATATGAGATCGGATGCACAACTATTGTTCAGCACCATCCCGAGTTTTACACTAAGTGCTTCAGTGTGTGAGACATAATTTTTCACCCCATCGGCTCTCATATCGTTGCTCCTCTCACCGCTGTGTAAATCGCTTGCTCTATCAACGAACTCAAATACGTGCACGCAGGTAAGCACCCGGCCTCATTACACCGAATTCGGAAGTTCGCATTCTATAGCCTAATTAGATGCCTGCTCTATTCTTGGAGTCTTCGCGACAAGAAACTGCAGCGGCACTTATTTGCAACATCTCTCATAGCGGTACGGATTCTAGACATCGCCCCCAATCTGTATCTATGAGATACTCATCGCCATAAGCGATCCACATCTCATTTCCTGGTCCATCTTCTCTCATATGGCCCTATTGAATCCCGCCTACTTGATCGAGTTGGATGTCCTTTTGCGGAACATTGGACCGCATTCCTTACCCCATGCATAGGAATTCGCATGTTTATGTATCTTTCGCTATCCCTGCGAGCGACTCTCGAAATATCCGATGCCGAATATGAAGCGCATGATACGCGGATAATACATTAAGCAGCGCAGCTGCTCGCGTTGGGCTATGTTTCCAAAATACATTCAGATGAGCGAGGATCATTTCAC is a window encoding:
- a CDS encoding glycosyltransferase family 4 protein, which codes for MNDPCAVFFGFSFRHHGLHTAVLGLARELSDPIVIDVSPPRPRWTPHWLDWSLNWRWLYYAEYRLLPYYRSDRPCVIHHYLSEKTMFRDHRWKRDHRLVATCNQPLERILEEDGNPRRAMYRTALEACHAVIVQTTGDVETFASASKIPRPTYIPLGVDCSFFTPPAEPTTPGRPLILTVGDWLRDYAVWAESVRRLADEGLEAEFVVVANRDTLAEAARLLGSSRANVRFLHGISDEALLALYRRATLFFLPLHNDMGNDALLEALATGCPMVLTDLTATREYAGDAAVYIRLGSAESAVSAIRALVGDEVRRIQLGRAARARAVERCDWPRLADRHRTLYRSLDKAKA
- a CDS encoding O-antigen ligase family protein is translated as MLPQAILSIVAVAIVVAIAAYGFSTRGYLVHLALVLAPLVVFLVGRPDLWLALVIGIVHSQLIIPGLPTGLHVAHILMAGLLATLIARGSIRKELARKRTWSDLFLLMFLGVLAMTAYVRGFGFRAFGAESWGGMSYLKLFITGGLLLAAKSISLSEHLLRRALYMMLAFSLLPAVAQVVFLLSGGQIYHQYLFIEPYIGGLIQSLEALDTGGAARFHALGGVSASLLMITFILVDRSTPASKLLFGLLIAASAIMAGLSGFRARLLYVVAMLFTVGMIEGDRIRWGRFWFGIAILIISIAGLYVAAPNLPSSIQRAISWLPNINIPFVIKLEANLSTTTRLLVWELAWNEVPQYLLIGKGFTINPNELFSPSVRSDWVLSSFVGHNYHSGPLSLLLDTGLFGFLFGSLFMVLTCVEMFRSRRLLIGGGVARRAYLFLLANHIFGVLSYYLIFGDVRESFPAMFVNLMMMHAILNSNRSPSSGPPQSVETGNFRRVIIS
- a CDS encoding glycosyltransferase family 4 protein, translated to MIAPYPASALLPLAELRPRYHTEHPAPWVRALATALARSGQVNVRVLVDSRAVTRRHEVRADEVTYVFVPKREPIRTDPLHGYIPGAIRIARELRADPPDLVIGFGVEGGCARLAIRQAYPSVVFIQGIIEKTSEFRDILPFRLRAYLRDERRALFDADALVAETTFARDWARGHNPRCMIALIPHAMDTAFLENRPTYREPIALCIGSLNRIKDPETVL